One segment of Bacillota bacterium DNA contains the following:
- a CDS encoding YIP1 family protein, whose translation MLKQLIYVNFHPFDGFYQTRLQKKGKYIIATTLLVLYGLLQIISYQYTGFIMNNNPIFRMNSIRIFVLALFPIILFVVSNWSVTTIFEGSGSIGDIYVVVCYSLFPKIIFDLIGVILSNFIIYEEMPILIAFVSIGTVWFCFLVFSGLCVIHEYTVFTNILMIISTFVAAIIIIFLTMLYLTIMSKMVNFIITVVNEFFRRW comes from the coding sequence ATGTTAAAGCAGTTAATTTATGTAAACTTTCACCCCTTTGATGGGTTTTATCAAACCAGGTTACAAAAAAAAGGCAAATATATAATTGCGACCACGCTATTGGTTCTATATGGTCTATTGCAAATTATATCTTATCAATATACAGGATTTATAATGAATAATAATCCTATATTTAGAATGAACAGCATAAGAATATTTGTACTTGCTCTATTTCCTATTATCCTTTTTGTTGTAAGTAACTGGAGTGTAACAACAATATTTGAGGGGAGTGGCAGTATAGGAGATATATACGTAGTAGTGTGTTATTCATTATTTCCTAAAATTATATTTGACTTGATTGGTGTCATTTTAAGCAATTTTATAATTTATGAAGAAATGCCTATATTGATAGCATTTGTATCGATTGGAACAGTGTGGTTTTGTTTTCTTGTCTTTTCCGGGCTTTGTGTAATTCACGAATATACTGTTTTTACAAACATATTGATGATAATTTCAACATTTGTAGCAGCAATAATAATTATATTTCTGACTATGCTTTACTTAACTATCATGAGCAAAATGGTAAATTTTATTATTACAGTTGTCAATGAATTTTTTAGAAGATGGTGA